DNA from Vicinamibacteria bacterium:
AGCTCCCCCAGGGCGCGTTGCGCCGAAGCCACGAGTCGAGGCGGGTCGCCGGGTCGTCTCGGCCCGATTTCACGAGCTACGCGGCGGCCGCTCACGTCCTC
Protein-coding regions in this window:
- a CDS encoding UDP-glucose 4-epimerase GalE, which produces EDVSGRRVAREIGPRRPGDPPRLVASAQRALGELEWAPRLGNLHRIVETAWQFKERFPDGYPND